Genomic DNA from Paenibacillus sp. KS-LC4:
GTATAAGCGGACAAGCTCCTCCACTAAGATATCCACGGACACGCCGTCGGAGATAATATGATGCATATCCAGCAACAGGAGTTGGCTCTCTTTAGACAGCTCCAGCAAACCTGCACGCAATAATGGCGGCTGTCCCAGATCGAACGCTCGGGCAAAATGTCTCATCGCCTCCTGCGCTTCTTCATCACTTACTTTCCGATGCTCCAATATTAATTCCGCCTGCGGGTATATCCGCTGCACAGGTTCCCCATCCACCAGCACAAAGCCAGTGCGCAGCGTCTCATGACGCGCGATTAAAAGCCGGAAAGCTTCTTCAAGCCGCTCCCGGTCAAGTATGCCGTCAAGCTTCATAATCCCCGGCATGTTATAGCTTTGCTCTGCTCCATCCAACTGTTGCAAAATATAAAGCCGCTTTTGCGCTGACGATACCGGGTAATACTCCTTTTCTTCGGTGAGCGGTATAGAGGCATACAGCTTCTCTTCCATCCCGCCCATCTCCCGAGCCATTTCCTCAATGGTCGGAAGTCGGAATACGTCCCGCAGTGACAGATTGATGTTCATCTCTTCGTGGAGCTTGCTTGCCAACGCGGTCGCACGAAGGGAATGCCCGCCAAGATCGAAGAAATTGTCCTTCACTCCGATCCTTTCCGTTCCAAGCACCTCTTGCCAAATGCGCACGAGCTGCTCCTCCAGCGCTGTACGAGGCGCGATGTATTCCGCACCGGTATTCACGCTTCCCTCTGGCGCAGGCAGCGCCTTGCGGTCCGTCTTCCCGTTCGCCGTCAGCGGCATCTTCTCCAGCTGCACGAAGTACGACGGAATCATGTACCCCGGCATCTCCTGCAACAGCCTTCCTCTTAGCTCGCTCACCGTCAGCAGCTTGTCCGCTACTACGTACGCGCACAGCTGCTTCTCGCCGTTTTCATCCTCCCGCGCCATGACCATCGCTTCCCGCACGGACTCCACCTTCAACAGCTGCGCTTCCACTTCCCCAAGCTCGATTCGGTACCCGCGTATTTTCACTTGATGGTCGATCCGTCCCATGTATTCGATGTTGCCGTCCGGCAGCCATCTCGCCAAATCCCCTGATCGGTACATCCGCTCGCCTGGCGCAAACGGATCGTCCACGAATTTCTCCGCTGTCAGCTCGGGGCGGTTCAAGTAACCGCGCGCCAGACCTTCTCCGGCTACATACATCTCTCCTGCCACTCCCGCTGGCACGCATCGGCGCTTCCCATCCAGAACGTACACCTTCAGCGTCGGGATCGGTCTTCCGATATTGCTTCTTCCCTCGGCGATTTCCACCTCGGTAATTTCCTTGTAGGTCACGTGTACCGTCGTTTCGGTGATCCCGTACATATTGATCAGCTGCGTATTCGGGTACCTCTTCCTCCACGCCTTCAGCTGCTGCGGCGCCAGCGCCTCTCCTCCGAAGATCACCTTTCGAAGGCTCAGCGTTTGCCCGCTCTCCGCCAGCGCTTCGCGAAGCAGCTGGTAGAAATACGTCGGCGTCTGGTTCAGAATCGTCACGCCTCGCTCCTTCAGCAGCTGCAAAAACTGTCCCGGCTGCTTCGCCGTCATCGGCGGCACAATGACCAGCTTGCCTCCGTACAGCAGCGCTCCGTACATTTCCCACACCGAGAAGTCGAAGCAGAACGAATGGAACAAGGTCCATGTATCGGATGCGCCGAAGTCGAACTGGTTTTTGCTGTTGAACAGCAGCCGCACGACGTTTTTATGCTCGATCAAGGTGCCTTTCGGCTTGCCTGTCGTTCCCGAGGTATAGATCACGTAAGCCAAATCGTTCGGCTCGTTAACCGAGGCGAGGCTCGTGCTGTCCGCTGCGTAGGTCTGCTCGTCATCCAGCAGCAGGCAGACGCCCGCAAACGTCGCTTTGTCCCGCAAATGCGCTTGCAGCAGCAGCACGCCGACTCCCGAATCGTCCAGCATGTAGCGAATACGCTCCTCTGGATATTCCGGATCAATCGGCACATACGCCCCGCCCGCCTTCAAAATCGCGAGAATCCCGATCACCATGAAAGGAGAACGTTCAGCCATAATGCCCACCAGCTGATCCGCCCCTACGCCTTGACTGCGCAGAGTACGCGCCAGACGATTCGCCCGCTCATTCAGCTCGCGGTACGTCAGACGCTCGTCCTCGTACTCGACCGCGACCGCATCCGCATGACGCTCCGCCTGCTCCTCGAACAACGCCTGAATCGTCTTCTCTCTCGGGTAATCCGCTTCCGTATCGTTGAAGGCGGTGATCAGCCTGCGCTGCTCCTCTTCGCTTATAAGCGAAAGCTCGGAGATTTTCTGATATGGGCTGCGAATCATATGCTCCAAGACACAGTTGAATTGTTGAATGATCGCCTTCGCTTCCTGCTCGTCAAATAGCTGTGTGCGGTAATACAGATCAACAAAGAGCTTCCCATCATCTGTAAAATCCAGTACATGAATATCAAAGTCGTTAACCGAATCCTCGGTGTAATCTTGATTCCCATTTACAACCGCCTCATCCATACGAAAGAAGCTCAATGCTCGGTATTGTATCGACACGCCAAACAACCGCTGGACATCCTGATTGCGGTGAACCTCTCGCAAGTCCTGAATGATCTTATTGTACGGATAACGCTGATGACGCAGGATGGAGGCTTGTTCTTTGGCGACATTTTTTAGAAACGAAAGCAATTCCTGCTCAGGCTCTACCAGCATCCTCGTTGCGACCGTACTGACGAACATACCTACCGTTTCCTTTTCTTTCCTTGTCGTCCGGTTCGCATACAATGTTCCAATTGCCACATCCTGCTCGCTCGTTACCTTATGCATGTAAATATATAAAGCGCTCAAAAAGAAGGTAAAGATACTGATCTGATGCTCCTCGCAAAAAGCTTTTACGCCATGATGCAGCTCATCATTAAGCATCCATCTCTCAGCTCTTGCGTCCGTACCCATCGTTAGCGGATTGTATGACTTCAAGCTTATGGCTTCGGGCAAAGTGCCGAATTTTGCGAGCCAATAGTCCTTGTCCTTCTGATAGCGCTCGGATTGCTCGTAATCGTGCTCGACCTGAATAAAATCAATATAAGAGCTGTACTTACAAGGAGAGCTGTTGCCCCTTATGATATTGGAATAATGCTGCATGATTTCATTCGTGACCAAATTCATGGAGATGCCATCGGATACGATGTGATGCATCTTGAAATTGATCCACGTCTCCTCGTCCCCAATCCGTACCACAACGAACTCGTGCAGCTCGGATTCCAGCAGCTCAAGCGGAATCGACCGAAGCTCAAGCATCTTTTGCTCCGCCTGCTCCTTGCTCAAATCCATACATTCGAAATCCTTCTCCTCATAATCCCGAACGTATTGATAAGGAACTCCATTCTCCGTCTTCAATCGGATACGAAAAGAGTCGCTTTGCTCAATGACTTTGTTTATGGCTTGCTTCAAAGCGGTCACATGGATGCGGCCTGTTATTTTCACTATCGCAACGATCGTCGAGGTCGTTCGATTTGGATATAGCAATTCGGTATACCAAATCCGCTCCTGGGGTTGCGTTAATGGAAATAATGGAACATTGTTGTTTTTCATCGTCTCTCCCCTTGATAAATTCTTGATTGAACCTCCGAGGTACGCGCCGCCTAGCCAGACGCTCCGACGTTGTGCTATGTAAACGCCAAAATGATCGCTACAAGCCAGAGCGCTTGGCAAGAGCATCGCCGTCCATTCTTCCAAGCGGTGTTTATGTCAGCTGAGGCTGAAGTGAATTGATCAAGGTGCAGCATTCCGATACGACCCGCTTGAATATTTCGCATCCGGCAGCTAGCTCGTCCATGGAAATCGTAAGCGCAGGCATCAGCTTAACAACCATATCTTGACGTCCGGCTCGTTCGACAATGAGTCCAAGCTCATAGCATCGAGACACGATGGCTTTGGAGAGATGCTCATCCTGGCAAGCCGATACGTCGATGCCCCAAATCAATCCCATACCGCGCATCGTGATGAGTGGATTGATCGGCAAAATATGCTCCTTCAAGTATTGCTCAACAAACTGCGCTTTACGTTCCGTCTCTGCTTCCAACTGCGTCAATTCCCGCAGCTCAAGAGCCGCCGTCGCGCCAACGAACGCAAGCTGATTTCCCCGGAACGTCCCGTTATGTTCAGCCGGCTGCCAAACATCCAGTTCGGGCTTTAACAGCAGCAACGACATCGGCAGGCCATAACCGCTGATTGATTTGGAGAGCACGACCAGATCGGGAACAATCCCCGCCCGTTCGAAGGAGAAAAATGAACCTGTTCGTCCGCAGCCTACCTGGATATCGTCGACGATCAGCAATATATCGTGACGGTTGCAAAGCTCCCGAAGATCCTGCAGCCACTGGGTAGGCGCCGCATTTAAACCGCCCTCAGCTTGCATGGTTTCAAGGATGATAGCTGCCGGCTTGGCTATCCCCGAATGATCATCCGTTAATATCGCTTCCATGTAGCCGATTGTATCCAAGCTGTCGATAAAGCCCGTTGGGAATGGCATAAACGTAACATCATGAAGCGGCAATCCTCCCGCTTCGCGGTGGTATAGACTACTTGTAGCGGATAAGCTTCCAAGCGACATTCCATGAAACGAACCGATGAAAGCAAACACGCCCGTCCTTCCCTTCACTTTTCTTGCCAATTTCAGCGCCGCCTCTACCGCATTGGTTCCAGTAGGGCCGCAAAACTGTAGCTTGTAGTCGAGACCGCGCGGCTTCAGAATTTTGTCTGAGAACGTCTGCAAAAAGGTCTCCTTGGCGGAAGTGTACATATCCAGTCCGTGACTAAGGCCGTCCGATTGCAAATATTGGATGAGCTGTTGCTTGATAAAATCATTATTGTGCCCGTAATTTAGCGCTCCGGCTCCGGCGAAGAAATCGATAAACGCTTTGCCGGACTCGGCGTATAATACCGAGCCTTTCGCACGCACAAAAACATCGGGGAAAGAACGGCAATAAGATCTTACATTGGATTCCAGCATTTCGAATGTGGTTGTCATAAAAAAAATCCCTCCATAATTATGAAAATGTGCATAACAAAAAGACTTCCTTAATAGGCGGCGATGGACAGCAATGAGCGTGATTTCATCATTTTTATGCGACCGTTGGTTAACGTACAGCCTGACCGCTTGCAGCAACCCCCCTCAACTGAGGTGATAATTCGCGCAACACACTTCTGATGACCTCTTGTTCCTGTTGTTGGAGAAAAAAATGATTACCCTCCAGCATCTGAACTTGGAATGCACCATTTGTATGCTCTTGCCAAGCGTCAAGCGATTCAATACTTACGTCATGGTCCTGCAATCCGCCAAAAACCGAAATCGGACAAGGAAGCACTTCCCCCGGTCTGTATACATAGTTTTCAACGGCGGAAAAGTCAGCCCGCAATTGAGGCATTACAATTTCCATCAATTCATCATTCTGTAAAACTTCTTCAGGTGTGCCTTGCATGAGCTGAAGCTCTTTCTTAAACTGATCATCGGGCAATTTGTGTAGGGATTTTCTTGGATAAGGCAGGTGAGGCGCAGTTTTACCTGATACGAATAAGTGGAGTGGAGCCACATGATGCTTGAAGTGTAATTGACGAGCGGTTTCAAAGGCTATTAGCCCCCCCATGCTGTGGCCGAAAAATGCGAAGGGCGTATGTAAAAACGGTGTTATCTCCGAGACAAGCGAATGAACGATAGCCTCGACGGAATCCATCGGGTCCTCTAACATTCTGCTTTCTCGGCCTGGAAGCTGAACGGGACAAACTTGAATGTGAGTCGGCAATTCTCGCTTCCAGTTACTAAATACAGAGGCTCCGCCGCCGGCGTAAGGAAAACAAAATAAGCGGAGCTTTGCAAAAGAGCCGGCATGCGCATTCAAGAACCAGGAACTCTCTCGAACAGTCATCTCTCTATCACCCACATCATAGTATTTATGTGGCTACTATAACAAAAATATCAAAAATATACAATTTAAAAATTGTAAAAAGCGAGTAAAACAGACTAAATTAAACATTAAGAGACCGTAAAGGCGCATAACCATTGATTTTTATAGATATTGGGAGATTTCCCATAAGGTTCTTTAGTTCGTGAATCCTCACTGCCTAAAACACCCCATTTTCATCAAAAATCCATATAGGACAAGGCTTACGCCTGCACCACCTTGGTTCATTTCCTCCCATTTCAATTTTTGAAGCTTTTGGTTTTTACCATTTTGGAATTATTATAGATTTTTATGGTTATTACACCAAAAAACTCGATTTTTACTACCTACCTACAAATTAACGAGAAACTAGGCTGCAATCCGGAACCCGTTGAAGACGAAAACTTACCCTTTGTGCAGAGCTGTCTATCTACTACGCTTCTTGTATACATAATTCATTAAGCCTATTGACAGTACATACCAAACCCTTGTCTGTGACAACATGAAGGAGCACTCAAACGATTAGTCGGTGATGAGAAAGAGCCTACCGAAGAGCTATTGCAATTATCTGTTTACTATGAATTTGGGTTTCGCTTTCGGTTTTGTCATGTTCGTAGCGGAAAAGAAAAAGCCTGGCGCATTAACCGATAGCACGGCAATTGCGCAGGCTTAATCCTACATCAAAAACATATATAAGACCTATATTCCAAAACAGGCCGAAATACACTTGCGTCAGTACGACGAAATGTTTAGAGCCCAAATGCGACCAAAGGAGGAGTCGATTGCATGACTCCATCCATGCGCAAGGCTTGTTGATATGATCCTTCTTGTTGGGGCTCTGGCTTACGTTCAGCCTATCGTTTAGGCTTGCGGCTATACGCCATATTGCTCGATTTTGATTAAATTCGTCGTGCCGGACTGACCAACAGGCGCACCTGCCGTAATGACGACAAAATCGCCCTCAGCAAGCAGTCCCGTTTGCTCCGCATCCGCCATTGCAGCATGCAGCAGCTCGTCCGTCGTTCCTGTCTTCGTGCCCTTCACCGGAATAACGCCCCATAGCAGCGCTAGCAGCGGCAACATTTTCTCGTCGGAAGTAATCGCGATAACTGGCGATTGCGGGCGATATTTGGATACCATTCGCGCCGTAAAGCCGCTTTCCGTGCGCGTTAGAATCGCTTTCGCCTTCAGCTCAAGAGATGAGCTGACAACCGCTTGGCTAATGACTTCTGTAATCGTCGTTGAAGCAAGCTGACGGCGCTCTTGGAAGCCTGTGTAGTAGTCCAACTGAGACTCTGCTTTAAGCGCAATGGCTGCCATTGTCGCAACCGATTGGACCGGATATTTTCCTGCAGCCGTCTCGCCGGACAGCATGATCGCATCCGTTCCTTGCATAACCGCACCTGCAACGTCACTCACTTCAGCGCGTGAAGGACGAGGGTTTACTTGCATGGAATCCAGCATATGAGTCGCAACGATAACAGCTTTGCCAGCAACGTTACATTTATTGATCATGTCACGCTGCATAGAGGGAACATCCTGAACTGGAATCTCAACACCGAGGTCTCCACGGGCAACCATAATGCCATCCGATGCTGCAATGATCGCATCTAGGTTGACGACGCCCTCTTCATTTTCAATTTTCGAAATGATTTGAACATGGCCAGCACCGTGCGCCTGCAGCAGCTCGCGAATTTCCAAAATGTCCTCCGCTCTTCTTACGAAGGAAGGCGCGATAATATCAATATTTTGTTGAATGCCGAAGTGGATATGGCGAATGTCGCGCTCCGTAACACCCGGCAGCGTCGTGCGGATACCCGGCAGGTTAACCCCTTTGCGCGGTTTGATCAGACCACCGTTTACGATCGTACAGTGCACTTCCGTCGCTTCCACCGATGCTACCTCAAGATCAATCAGACCATCGTCAAGCAAAATCGTATTGCCCGGCTTCACGACAAGCGGAAGCTCGCTGTAGTTAACATGAATGCGGCGGCCGTTGCCAAGCACGTCTTCCGTCGTCAGCGTCAGCGTTTCGCCAGCCACCAGCAGGTAAGAGGCTTCCTCCAGCTTGCCAATCCGCACCTCCGGCCCTTTAATATCCAGCAAAATCGGCACGATTGCATTTTCAGCAGCAGCCGCTTCGCGAATCCGCTCAATCCGCCCAGCATGATCCTCCAGTTCCCCGTGCGCCATATTCAGCCGCGCCACATTCATCCCTGATCGAATCATTTCCCTTAAAGTATCAACCGAATCACAAGCGGGTCCCATCGTACAAACAATTTTGGTTTTACGCATGAAGTCTCAATCCTCCTGAACATTTATACCCCTATTATAAACCTAGCCGTTTCAATCGACTACGAAATATAGTATTCTAAATGAAATATAGTACTATCAAAGCGTAAACGACTTTCGCCGTCCTTTGGCGGCAAAGCTTCCGTTTTGAGAACAGAAAATAAGCCGAATACATGAGTGAAACTTATCATTTCATATATTTTTTAAAAAGGAGGCTAACGCCCTAAATGCTGCAAGTAACAGACGTTCGGCAGGACCGGGGAATGGATTGGTTTTACGAAAAAAATACAACAAATACGAACGAAGCCGCGTTGATACTGGTGAGCTACGGGACCGTCGTCTATTGGATTGAAAACGAGAAGGTTATCGCCGAGAAAGGCGACCTGCTCTATATTCCGCCGAATCAAGCTTATTATGGCAAATGTGTGCCTACTGTTTTTCATGAGAAGTTTGTGGTTGCCATAACGCTGTCTGCCGCTCCCGTGTTGCCGCTGCTTCAGCGCCAGACATGGGTGAAATCCCGCATTGGCATGTACGATATGCTGCTAGCCAGAATGAAGCATTTGCATGCGGAATGGCTAGAGCAGGCTGAGTATGCGAATATAATCGCGCAGGCTGTCGTAACCGAATGGCTGGCGGTCTGGAACCGCGAATGGAACAAGGGGCCAGCGATGGCCGATACGAACCAGCAGGTAGAGCGCATGAAGCATTATATTTTCAACCATTACCGTGAAAAAATTACGAAGGAGGAGCTTGGCAGCTACATTCAGAAAAGCCCCAACTATGCCGCCACCCTCTTCCGCCGTGTTACGGGGCAGACGATCAGCACCTTCGTTCATGATACGCGGATGAAAAAAGCGATCTATCTACTCATCGACTCCATGCTGACGGTTGGTGAGGTTGCTGAATTCGTCGGCTATCGCGACGTTTCTTACTTCCAGCGGCTATTCAAGCGCTTTACTGGAAGGACGCCGACCTTTTATATGACAGAGCGCGCCAAGACCCAGCCGTGAATACGTGAATAACCCATTGAATATACCGAATAATCGTCCTTACTGGGCAAGGTGCGACCTATTTTTTCATCTTTAAGCACTGCACGCTTGTCCATTTAGCATTATAATAAGAAATGATGTAATCACTTACATGGAGGTTGATAAACGTATGAGTTCGATCCCTTTGCATAAACGCGGCATTGAAGCGAGCCAGCTCGTTCTCGGCTGCATGCGCTTTGGCGGCGGCTGGAACCGCAATCCGATTGAGGCCGAGCACTTTAAGGAAGGCCATGCAGCCGTCGACGCAGCGCTGGAAATTGGCATTAATATGTATGATCATGCAGATATCTATACGTTCGGCAAAGCCGAGCAGGTTTTCGGTCAAGTGCTGAAGGACCGTCCGGGCCTGCGCGAGCAAATCATTTTGCAATCCAAATGCGGCATTCGCCTGCAAGGCGGCGATGATGAGCCTCAGCGCTTTGACTTTTCGGAAAGTCATATTTTAAGCAGTGTTGATGGCATTTTGGAGCGGCTGCAAACGGAATATCTCGACATTTTGCTGCTGCATCGCCCTGACGCGCTTGTCGAGCCGGAGGAAGTGGCCAGCGCCATTGCGAAGCTTAAGGCTTCCGGCAAGGTTCGCGCATTTGGCGTTTCCAATATGAGCCAAGGACAGATTAAACTGCTTCGTGCCTATACGGACGAGCCGTTTATTGTCAATCAACTGGAGCTTAGCCTGCTCAAGCATGGATTTATTGATACAGGGATGCATGTCAATCAGCTCGCAGCACGCGATAATGTGTTCCCGGAGGGGACGCTGGAATATTGCCGAATGGAAAATATTCAGCTGCAATCGTGGGGCCCGCTCGCCCAAGGCATCTATTCTGGCGCTTCGCTGGGCGACAGCCCGGAATCGGTTGTGGCAACAGCCGCCCTCGTTGCTGAATTCGCCGAGCGTAAGGATACGACGCCGGAATCGATTGTGCTCGCATGGCTAATGAGACATCCGGCGAACATTCAGCCGGTTATCGGCTCAATCAATCCTAAGCGTATACTCGCCTGCAAAGATGCAAATACGCTGCGCCTGACACGTGAGGAATGGTACAGACTGTATAACTGCTCGCGCGGCAAAGCGCTGCCTTAAGGTTGATGAGGCTGTTGAGCACAATGATACTTCTACGTTTTTGCAAATAGCCCCACCGAAAAAATCCAAGAAGACAAGGCTTGCTCGACCAGCATGCAAAAAAAGCTTCCAGCCCCGCTTTTCGCGGCGCCGGAAGCTTTTTTCTTATTCGTTTCACAGTCATCTCTTCATTCATTGCTTATTCATGACGTGTTGACCAAATCGACTACAACGTGACTAGGCGTGACTGTTCCAGACTAATCATCAACTTAAACGCCAACAGCGCGGAAACGGTAAACCTTGCTTGCATAGTCATTATGGAATTGCGGAGACGCAAGCCCCGCATACAGCAGCTCGTCGCCGCCATACGTCTCGCCATTCTCTTCCCATACATAATCGCGGCTTGGATCAAGCCCTTTCAGTACGAAGCGGTCAAGAGGCGCATTCGGCTCCTGCAAGACGGATGTGTAGACAGCAAACGCCTCGCTCTTGTCTTTGGAAACGAACATCCAAGCCGCAATATTGCCTTCGAAAGGGCTGGACAGACGATAGAAATCGCCGAACTGTACGAGATGGCGGATTTCTTTATAGAGCGCAATCTGACCTTTCACCGTTTCCTTCTCATCGTCGGTGAACTTCGTCAAATCCAGCTCATAACCAAAGTTGCCGGAAAGCGCCACATTGCCGCGAGTCTCAAGCGGCGTATTGCGGCCGACCTGATGGTTAGGAATATCCGATACGTGGGAGCCCATTGAGCTAATCGGATAGACAAGGCTTGTGCCATATTGAATTTTCAGCCTAGACACGGCATCGGTATTATCGCTTGTCCAGGTTTGCGGCATGTAATACAGCATGCCCGGATCAAAGCGTCCGCCGCCGCCCGAGCAGCTTTCGAACAAAATATGCGGGAATGCAGACGTGATGCGCTCCAGCACCTCATAAAGACCAAGCATGTAACGATGGGCCGTCTCACGCTGACGCTCGGCTGGAAGCAGCGCTGAGCCGATCTCGGACATATTGCGGTTCATATCCCATTTTACATAAGTAATCGGCGCGCTAGCGAGAACATCCGAAATCGTTTTAACAATGTAATCGCGAACGTCGGCACGGGACAGATCCAATATGAGCTGATTGCGCGCCTCTGTACGGCGTCTTCCCTCGACATGCAGACACCAATCAGGATGAGCACGATACAGCTCGCTGTTCGGTGATACCATTTCCGGCT
This window encodes:
- a CDS encoding AraC family transcriptional regulator; translated protein: MLQVTDVRQDRGMDWFYEKNTTNTNEAALILVSYGTVVYWIENEKVIAEKGDLLYIPPNQAYYGKCVPTVFHEKFVVAITLSAAPVLPLLQRQTWVKSRIGMYDMLLARMKHLHAEWLEQAEYANIIAQAVVTEWLAVWNREWNKGPAMADTNQQVERMKHYIFNHYREKITKEELGSYIQKSPNYAATLFRRVTGQTISTFVHDTRMKKAIYLLIDSMLTVGEVAEFVGYRDVSYFQRLFKRFTGRTPTFYMTERAKTQP
- a CDS encoding alpha/beta fold hydrolase; its protein translation is MTVRESSWFLNAHAGSFAKLRLFCFPYAGGGASVFSNWKRELPTHIQVCPVQLPGRESRMLEDPMDSVEAIVHSLVSEITPFLHTPFAFFGHSMGGLIAFETARQLHFKHHVAPLHLFVSGKTAPHLPYPRKSLHKLPDDQFKKELQLMQGTPEEVLQNDELMEIVMPQLRADFSAVENYVYRPGEVLPCPISVFGGLQDHDVSIESLDAWQEHTNGAFQVQMLEGNHFFLQQQEQEVIRSVLRELSPQLRGVAASGQAVR
- the pyk gene encoding pyruvate kinase, whose protein sequence is MRKTKIVCTMGPACDSVDTLREMIRSGMNVARLNMAHGELEDHAGRIERIREAAAAENAIVPILLDIKGPEVRIGKLEEASYLLVAGETLTLTTEDVLGNGRRIHVNYSELPLVVKPGNTILLDDGLIDLEVASVEATEVHCTIVNGGLIKPRKGVNLPGIRTTLPGVTERDIRHIHFGIQQNIDIIAPSFVRRAEDILEIRELLQAHGAGHVQIISKIENEEGVVNLDAIIAASDGIMVARGDLGVEIPVQDVPSMQRDMINKCNVAGKAVIVATHMLDSMQVNPRPSRAEVSDVAGAVMQGTDAIMLSGETAAGKYPVQSVATMAAIALKAESQLDYYTGFQERRQLASTTITEVISQAVVSSSLELKAKAILTRTESGFTARMVSKYRPQSPVIAITSDEKMLPLLALLWGVIPVKGTKTGTTDELLHAAMADAEQTGLLAEGDFVVITAGAPVGQSGTTNLIKIEQYGV
- the ectB gene encoding diaminobutyrate--2-oxoglutarate transaminase, with amino-acid sequence MTTTFEMLESNVRSYCRSFPDVFVRAKGSVLYAESGKAFIDFFAGAGALNYGHNNDFIKQQLIQYLQSDGLSHGLDMYTSAKETFLQTFSDKILKPRGLDYKLQFCGPTGTNAVEAALKLARKVKGRTGVFAFIGSFHGMSLGSLSATSSLYHREAGGLPLHDVTFMPFPTGFIDSLDTIGYMEAILTDDHSGIAKPAAIILETMQAEGGLNAAPTQWLQDLRELCNRHDILLIVDDIQVGCGRTGSFFSFERAGIVPDLVVLSKSISGYGLPMSLLLLKPELDVWQPAEHNGTFRGNQLAFVGATAALELRELTQLEAETERKAQFVEQYLKEHILPINPLITMRGMGLIWGIDVSACQDEHLSKAIVSRCYELGLIVERAGRQDMVVKLMPALTISMDELAAGCEIFKRVVSECCTLINSLQPQLT
- a CDS encoding aldo/keto reductase — encoded protein: MSSIPLHKRGIEASQLVLGCMRFGGGWNRNPIEAEHFKEGHAAVDAALEIGINMYDHADIYTFGKAEQVFGQVLKDRPGLREQIILQSKCGIRLQGGDDEPQRFDFSESHILSSVDGILERLQTEYLDILLLHRPDALVEPEEVASAIAKLKASGKVRAFGVSNMSQGQIKLLRAYTDEPFIVNQLELSLLKHGFIDTGMHVNQLAARDNVFPEGTLEYCRMENIQLQSWGPLAQGIYSGASLGDSPESVVATAALVAEFAERKDTTPESIVLAWLMRHPANIQPVIGSINPKRILACKDANTLRLTREEWYRLYNCSRGKALP